In Cedecea neteri, a single genomic region encodes these proteins:
- a CDS encoding DedA family protein, whose protein sequence is MESLLEHFITQSVAYSLIAVMLVAFLESLALVGLILPGTVMMAGLGALIGSGQVNFYYAWGAGIVGCLLGDWISFWLGQRFKGPLHRWSFMKKNKALLDKTEHALHQHSMFTILVGRFVGPTRPLVPMVAGMLDLPLAKFLPPNIIGCLLWPPLYFLPGILAGAAIDIPADMKSASFKWLLLAVALLLWLAVWLCWRWYRSGKRGSDRLARYLPQARLNWLAPLMLVVGIGSFVALLQHPLMPVYWDILRKVLSH, encoded by the coding sequence CACAGTCAGTGGCATATTCGCTTATCGCGGTGATGCTGGTGGCTTTTCTTGAGTCGCTGGCGCTGGTAGGACTCATCCTGCCGGGCACGGTGATGATGGCCGGACTGGGGGCGTTGATCGGCAGTGGCCAGGTGAACTTTTATTATGCCTGGGGCGCCGGGATCGTCGGCTGTCTGCTGGGCGACTGGATCTCATTCTGGCTTGGGCAGCGTTTCAAAGGGCCGCTGCACCGCTGGTCATTTATGAAGAAGAATAAGGCCCTGCTGGATAAAACCGAACACGCGCTGCATCAGCACAGCATGTTTACGATCCTGGTTGGGCGCTTTGTTGGCCCTACGCGCCCGCTGGTGCCGATGGTTGCAGGCATGCTGGATTTACCGCTGGCCAAGTTTCTGCCGCCGAATATCATCGGTTGCCTGCTCTGGCCGCCGCTCTACTTTTTGCCGGGGATCCTTGCCGGAGCAGCTATAGATATTCCCGCGGATATGAAAAGCGCCAGCTTCAAGTGGCTGCTTTTGGCGGTGGCTTTACTGCTTTGGCTGGCCGTGTGGCTGTGCTGGCGTTGGTATCGCAGCGGTAAGCGTGGCTCAGATCGACTGGCCCGCTATTTACCGCAGGCCCGACTAAACTGGCTGGCTCCGCTTATGCTTGTGGTGGGCATTGGCAGTTTTGTGGCCTTGCTGCAGCATCCCTTGATGCCGGTTTACTGGGACATCCTGCGGAAGGTGCTGTCGCACTAA
- the thiQ gene encoding thiamine ABC transporter ATP-binding protein ThiQ, whose product MLTLTDVTWLYQHLPIRFSLKVAAGERIAILGPSGAGKSTLLSLVAGFLAPASGSIVIDGVDHTRTPPSARPVSMLFQENNLFSHLTVRQNIALGMHPGMKLDEAQKLRLQEITERVGLTDMLDRLPSQLSGGQRQRVALARCLVRQQPVLLLDEPFSALDPALRKEMLQLLDELCREQQLALLMVSHSIEDAARIASRSIVIKDGRIAWDGETGTLLSGEASASALLGIGS is encoded by the coding sequence ATGCTAACTCTGACTGATGTAACCTGGCTGTACCAGCACTTACCCATACGCTTTTCCCTGAAGGTTGCGGCGGGGGAACGAATCGCCATCCTGGGGCCAAGTGGGGCGGGAAAAAGTACGTTACTGAGCCTGGTCGCCGGATTCCTGGCGCCTGCCAGCGGCAGCATCGTCATCGACGGCGTGGATCACACCCGGACACCGCCTTCAGCTCGCCCGGTTTCCATGCTCTTCCAGGAAAATAATCTGTTTAGCCATTTGACCGTCCGGCAAAATATCGCCCTGGGCATGCATCCGGGCATGAAACTTGATGAAGCCCAGAAGCTGCGGTTGCAGGAAATAACGGAACGCGTGGGGTTAACTGACATGCTGGATCGTCTGCCGTCTCAGCTTTCCGGCGGCCAGCGGCAGCGCGTTGCCCTGGCCCGCTGCCTGGTTCGTCAGCAGCCCGTTTTACTGCTGGACGAACCTTTCTCGGCGCTGGATCCGGCGCTGCGCAAAGAGATGCTGCAGCTGCTCGACGAGCTGTGCCGGGAGCAACAGCTGGCGCTGCTGATGGTCTCTCACAGCATTGAAGATGCCGCCCGCATTGCCAGCCGCAGCATCGTGATAAAAGACGGGCGCATTGCATGGGACGGCGAAACGGGCACGTTGCTTAGCGGGGAGGCAAGCGCCTCCGCGCTGTTGGGGATCGGTAGTTAG
- the thiP gene encoding thiamine/thiamine pyrophosphate ABC transporter permease ThiP — translation MATRRQPLIPGWLYPGLFAATLVVAVALAAFLALWLNAPQTDVFALLQDGYLWHVLRFSFWQAFLSAALSVFPAIFLARALYRRRFPGRLALLRLCAMTLVLPVLVAVFGILSVYGREGWLATLCGRLGFEWHFSPYGLQGILLAHVFFNMPMATRLLLQALNNIPSEQRQLAAQLGMQGWHFFRFVEWPWLRRQILPVGALIFMLCFASFATVLSLGGGPQATTIELAIFQALSYDYDPAKAALLALLQMACCLGLVLLSQKLSKAIPVGVSQLQGWRDPQDSLRRKLSDGLLILLALLLLLPPLLAVMVDGINGSMGSVLRQPALWNALWTSLRIAIAAGLISVILTLMLLWSSRELRLRNQRFAGQAIELSGMLILAMPGIVLATGFFLLLNNTVGLPQSADAIVIFTNALMAIPYALKVLENPMRDVAERYSQLCQSLDISGFNRLRFIELKALKRPIAQALAFACVLSIGDFGVVALFGNEDFRTLPFWLYQQIGSYRSQDGAVTALLLLLLCFLLFTLIEKLPGQDANSD, via the coding sequence ATGGCAACGCGCCGTCAGCCACTAATACCAGGCTGGCTGTATCCAGGGCTATTTGCCGCGACGCTGGTCGTGGCGGTAGCCCTGGCGGCTTTTCTGGCGCTCTGGCTTAACGCTCCGCAGACGGATGTCTTTGCCCTCTTACAGGACGGCTATCTTTGGCACGTCCTGCGTTTCTCCTTCTGGCAGGCCTTTCTTTCCGCCGCACTTTCCGTTTTCCCGGCAATATTTTTAGCCCGTGCGCTCTACCGCCGCCGTTTTCCTGGCCGGTTGGCGCTGCTGCGGCTTTGCGCCATGACGCTGGTGCTACCGGTGCTGGTCGCCGTCTTCGGCATTCTTTCCGTTTATGGGCGAGAAGGCTGGCTGGCAACGCTCTGTGGCCGGCTGGGCTTTGAATGGCACTTTTCCCCTTATGGCCTGCAGGGCATTCTGCTGGCGCACGTCTTCTTTAATATGCCGATGGCGACCCGCCTTCTGCTGCAGGCGCTGAACAATATCCCTTCTGAACAGCGCCAGCTGGCGGCACAGCTGGGGATGCAGGGCTGGCATTTTTTCCGTTTCGTCGAATGGCCCTGGCTGCGTCGACAAATACTCCCGGTTGGCGCCCTGATTTTTATGCTTTGCTTCGCCAGCTTCGCCACCGTGCTTTCTCTGGGCGGCGGCCCGCAGGCCACCACCATCGAACTGGCCATTTTCCAGGCACTCAGTTACGACTACGATCCGGCCAAAGCGGCGCTGCTGGCGCTGCTACAAATGGCGTGCTGCCTGGGGCTAGTGTTGTTGAGCCAGAAGTTAAGTAAAGCGATTCCTGTCGGCGTCAGCCAGCTTCAGGGCTGGCGCGATCCGCAGGATTCTCTGCGCCGAAAACTTAGCGATGGCCTGCTTATTCTGCTCGCCCTGCTGCTACTGCTCCCGCCGCTGCTGGCGGTAATGGTCGATGGGATTAACGGCAGCATGGGCAGCGTGCTGCGGCAGCCTGCGCTCTGGAACGCGCTCTGGACTTCACTGCGCATTGCTATTGCTGCCGGGCTTATCAGCGTGATCCTCACGCTGATGCTGCTTTGGAGCTCGCGTGAACTTCGGCTTCGTAACCAACGCTTCGCCGGGCAGGCCATTGAACTTAGCGGCATGTTGATTCTGGCGATGCCGGGTATCGTCCTCGCCACCGGCTTCTTCTTGCTGCTAAACAATACCGTGGGCTTGCCGCAATCCGCCGATGCGATTGTTATTTTTACCAATGCGCTGATGGCGATTCCTTACGCCCTGAAAGTGCTCGAAAACCCCATGCGAGACGTGGCGGAACGCTACTCCCAGCTTTGCCAGTCGCTGGATATCAGCGGCTTTAATCGCCTGCGATTTATTGAGCTAAAAGCGCTGAAACGCCCGATAGCCCAGGCGCTGGCCTTTGCCTGCGTCCTGTCCATTGGCGATTTCGGCGTGGTGGCGCTGTTCGGTAATGAAGACTTCCGCACGCTACCCTTCTGGCTGTATCAGCAGATCGGCTCTTACCGCAGCCAGGACGGCGCGGTCACAGCGCTGCTCCTGCTACTGCTTTGTTTTCTGCTGTTTACCTTGATTGAAAAACTTCCGGGGCAAGATGCTAACTCTGACTGA
- the thiB gene encoding thiamine ABC transporter substrate binding subunit has protein sequence MFKKFLPLLALAAMPVFAKPVLTVYTYDSFAADWGPGPAVKKAFEADCNCELKFVALEDGVSLLNRVRMEGKNSKADVVLGLDNNLVEAATQTKLFAPSNVENATLQVPGGWKNSTFVPYDYGYFAFVYDKNKLKNPPKSLKELVESDQKWKVIYEDPRTSTPGLGLLLWMQKVYGDKAPEAWQKLAKKTVTVTKGWSEAYGLFLKGEADLVLSYTTSPAYHIIEEKKDNYAAADFSEGHYLQVEVAGRLANSKQPELAEKFIKFIATPGFQNTIATGNWMYPVTNVALPAGFDSLVKPQTTLEFTPQQVATQRAAWINEWQRAVSH, from the coding sequence GTGTTCAAAAAGTTTCTGCCGCTGCTGGCGCTCGCCGCCATGCCCGTTTTCGCTAAACCTGTATTAACCGTCTACACCTACGACTCATTCGCCGCCGACTGGGGCCCTGGCCCGGCGGTGAAGAAAGCCTTTGAGGCCGACTGTAACTGCGAGCTGAAATTTGTGGCGCTGGAAGACGGCGTTTCTTTGCTAAACCGCGTGCGCATGGAAGGCAAGAACAGCAAAGCAGATGTCGTGCTGGGGCTGGACAACAACCTGGTAGAGGCCGCCACGCAAACCAAACTGTTTGCGCCCTCTAACGTCGAAAACGCCACTCTTCAGGTACCCGGCGGCTGGAAGAACAGCACCTTCGTACCTTACGATTACGGCTACTTTGCTTTCGTTTATGACAAAAACAAGCTAAAAAACCCGCCAAAGAGCCTGAAAGAACTGGTTGAAAGCGACCAAAAATGGAAGGTGATTTACGAGGATCCGCGCACCAGCACCCCAGGACTTGGCCTGCTGCTGTGGATGCAAAAAGTGTACGGCGATAAAGCCCCGGAAGCCTGGCAAAAGCTGGCGAAAAAAACCGTCACCGTCACCAAAGGCTGGAGCGAAGCCTACGGCTTGTTCCTCAAAGGGGAAGCCGACCTGGTGTTGAGCTATACCACCTCCCCGGCCTACCACATCATTGAAGAGAAGAAAGACAACTACGCCGCCGCGGATTTCAGCGAAGGGCATTACCTGCAGGTTGAAGTCGCGGGCCGGCTGGCGAACAGCAAACAGCCTGAACTCGCCGAGAAATTTATCAAATTCATCGCCACACCGGGTTTCCAGAACACCATTGCTACCGGCAACTGGATGTATCCGGTAACCAACGTGGCGTTACCGGCTGGCTTCGACAGCCTGGTGAAACCGCAAACCACGCTGGAATTTACTCCTCAGCAGGTAGCCACCCAGCGCGCAGCATGGATCAATGAATGGCAACGCGCCGTCAGCCACTAA
- the sgrR gene encoding HTH-type transcriptional regulator SgrR, giving the protein MSSSRLQQQFIRLWQCCEGKPQETTLNDLADLLSCSRRHMRTLLNAMQEKGWLSWQAEAGRGKRSQLTFLYTGLALQQQRAEDLLEQDRIDQLVQIVGDKAAVRQMLISHLGRSFRQGRHILRVLYYRPLLNLLPGSALRRSETHIARQIFSGLTRINEENGELEADIAHHWQQISPLRWRFFLRPGIHFHHGRELDMLDIISSLQRINALPLFAHITQITSPTLWTLDIHLSQPDDWLPWLLGSVNAMILPREWTTMTNFASQPIGTGPYSVARNNRNQLKIHAFDDYFGFRALIDEVNFWVLPEVGEESSCGVQLQGMPDSEKAVESRPEEGCYYLLFDSRSSLGINEDVRQWIGHILSPVNLIYRATEQYQQYWFPAYGLLPRWHHSRPGPLLPKPAGLESITLTYYRDHVEHRVISSIMTELLAEQGVKLVVQEIDYAEWHQGEAESDIWLNSVNFTMPLEYSLFAQLYEVPLIQKCIPGDWQGDARRWHSKTLALPEWCKQMLERNDVIPLIHHWLRIEGQRSMRGVRMNTLGWFDFKSAWFAPPGP; this is encoded by the coding sequence ATGTCTTCGTCTCGCCTGCAACAACAATTCATCCGCCTGTGGCAATGCTGCGAAGGCAAACCTCAGGAAACCACGCTGAATGATTTAGCGGATTTGCTGAGCTGTTCCCGCCGCCATATGCGTACGCTGCTTAATGCTATGCAGGAAAAAGGCTGGCTTAGCTGGCAGGCGGAAGCCGGACGAGGCAAGCGCTCGCAGCTCACTTTCCTCTATACCGGGCTGGCGCTTCAGCAGCAGCGGGCGGAAGATCTGTTGGAGCAGGATCGCATCGATCAGCTAGTCCAAATCGTCGGCGATAAAGCCGCTGTCCGCCAGATGCTCATTTCTCATCTTGGCCGCAGCTTTCGCCAGGGTCGACACATTCTGCGTGTCCTTTACTATCGGCCGCTGCTGAATCTGCTGCCCGGCTCGGCGCTTAGGCGCTCCGAAACCCACATTGCCCGCCAGATTTTTAGCGGCCTGACGCGTATAAATGAGGAAAATGGGGAACTCGAAGCGGATATTGCTCACCATTGGCAACAAATATCCCCTTTACGCTGGCGTTTCTTCCTGCGCCCCGGCATCCATTTTCACCATGGGCGTGAGTTGGACATGCTGGATATTATCTCTTCCCTACAGCGCATCAACGCCCTGCCGCTTTTTGCTCATATCACGCAAATCACTTCACCGACGCTCTGGACGCTGGATATTCACCTTAGCCAGCCGGATGACTGGCTGCCGTGGCTGCTGGGCAGCGTCAACGCCATGATCCTGCCGCGAGAATGGACAACGATGACAAATTTCGCCAGCCAGCCTATCGGCACAGGCCCCTATTCCGTCGCGAGAAACAATCGTAACCAGCTAAAGATCCACGCGTTTGATGATTACTTTGGCTTCCGGGCGCTCATTGACGAGGTCAACTTTTGGGTATTGCCGGAAGTTGGCGAGGAGTCCAGCTGCGGCGTGCAACTCCAGGGCATGCCGGACAGCGAAAAAGCCGTGGAAAGCCGCCCGGAAGAAGGCTGCTACTACCTGCTGTTCGACAGCCGATCCAGCCTGGGCATCAATGAAGACGTGCGCCAGTGGATTGGGCATATCCTCTCCCCGGTTAACCTTATCTACCGCGCTACCGAGCAGTATCAGCAATACTGGTTCCCGGCTTATGGATTGCTCCCGCGCTGGCACCATTCGAGGCCCGGGCCATTGCTCCCTAAACCTGCTGGACTTGAGAGCATTACGCTCACCTACTACCGTGACCACGTCGAGCACCGGGTGATCAGTAGCATCATGACCGAATTACTGGCGGAACAGGGCGTGAAGCTGGTTGTACAGGAGATAGACTATGCTGAATGGCATCAGGGCGAGGCCGAGAGCGATATCTGGCTGAACAGCGTGAATTTCACCATGCCGCTGGAATACTCCCTGTTTGCCCAGCTTTACGAAGTCCCACTGATTCAAAAATGCATCCCTGGCGACTGGCAGGGCGATGCCCGTCGCTGGCACAGCAAAACGCTGGCCCTGCCGGAATGGTGCAAGCAAATGCTGGAGCGCAATGATGTTATCCCATTGATTCACCACTGGTTGCGCATTGAAGGCCAACGCAGTATGCGCGGGGTGCGGATGAACACGCTAGGCTGGTTTGATTTCAAGTCCGCCTGGTTTGCCCCACCGGGCCCATAA
- the sgrT gene encoding glucose uptake inhibitor SgrT, with protein sequence MKRSSPAKFFQQYFAATQFVCSGWLARLTVEQRLRMLEDLMQWEVTTPMPENANAPTHV encoded by the coding sequence ATGAAGCGGTCATCACCTGCGAAGTTTTTCCAACAGTACTTTGCCGCAACACAGTTTGTTTGCTCTGGATGGCTGGCTCGCCTGACGGTGGAGCAAAGACTAAGGATGCTCGAAGACTTGATGCAGTGGGAGGTTACAACCCCGATGCCCGAGAACGCCAACGCGCCGACTCATGTGTGA
- a CDS encoding sugar efflux transporter — translation MLWFLTRARRFNPVYAAFMAVSFMIGVAGALQAPTLSLFLTREVEVRPFWVGLFYTVNAIAGIGVSLLLAKRSDSRGDRRRLIMVCCVMAVANSVLFAFNRHYLTLITLGVMFASVANTAMPQIFALAREYADRSAREVVMFSSIMRAQLSLAWVIGPPLSFMLALKYGFTTMFLIAAGIFVISLALIIFALPSVPRVEQPAEVAITQVSGWKDSNVRMLFIASMLMWTCNTMYIIDMPLWISQDLGLPDELAGLLMGTAAGLEIPAMILAGYYVKRFGKRNMMVAAVAAGVLFYVGLTLFHSKAALVVLQLFNAVFIGIIAGIGMLWFQDLMPGRPGSATTLFTNSISTGVILAGILQGALAEGFGHYSVYWLMAALAVVALFLTSRVKNV, via the coding sequence ATGCTCTGGTTTTTGACCCGCGCACGCCGTTTTAACCCTGTATACGCCGCCTTTATGGCCGTCTCTTTTATGATTGGCGTGGCCGGGGCGCTACAAGCTCCGACGCTTAGCCTCTTTTTAACTCGAGAAGTCGAAGTGAGGCCGTTTTGGGTAGGTTTGTTTTATACCGTGAATGCGATTGCCGGGATTGGCGTCAGTTTGCTGCTGGCCAAAAGGTCGGACAGTCGGGGCGACCGGCGCAGGCTGATTATGGTGTGCTGCGTGATGGCGGTGGCAAACAGCGTTCTTTTTGCCTTCAATCGTCATTATCTGACGCTGATTACGCTTGGCGTGATGTTTGCTTCGGTAGCCAATACAGCAATGCCGCAGATCTTTGCCCTGGCGCGTGAATACGCCGATCGTTCCGCCCGTGAAGTCGTGATGTTTAGCTCGATCATGCGTGCGCAACTTTCTTTGGCGTGGGTTATCGGGCCGCCGCTCTCTTTTATGCTGGCGCTGAAATACGGCTTTACCACAATGTTCCTTATCGCTGCCGGAATATTTGTCATTTCACTGGCGCTGATTATTTTCGCGTTGCCGTCCGTGCCGAGAGTTGAACAGCCCGCAGAGGTGGCGATAACGCAGGTCAGCGGCTGGAAAGACAGCAATGTACGGATGCTGTTTATCGCCTCAATGCTGATGTGGACCTGCAACACCATGTACATCATCGATATGCCGCTGTGGATAAGCCAGGATCTCGGGCTGCCGGATGAGCTGGCGGGATTATTAATGGGCACGGCGGCAGGACTGGAGATCCCCGCGATGATCCTCGCTGGCTACTACGTGAAGCGCTTTGGAAAACGTAACATGATGGTCGCGGCCGTGGCTGCGGGTGTCCTGTTTTATGTCGGGCTGACCCTGTTTCACTCTAAAGCGGCGCTGGTGGTCTTACAGTTGTTCAATGCGGTGTTTATCGGGATCATCGCCGGGATAGGTATGCTGTGGTTCCAGGATTTGATGCCGGGAAGGCCCGGTTCTGCGACGACGTTATTCACCAACAGTATTTCAACGGGCGTGATTCTGGCCGGGATACTGCAAGGGGCGCTGGCAGAAGGTTTTGGTCACTATTCCGTTTACTGGCTGATGGCGGCGCTTGCGGTGGTCGCGCTGTTCCTGACTAGCCGGGTTAAGAACGTTTAA
- the leuD gene encoding 3-isopropylmalate dehydratase small subunit: MAEKFIQHTGLVVPLDAANVDTDAIIPKQFLQKVTRTGFGAHLFNDWRFLDDAGQVPNPEFVLNYPEFKGASILLARENFGCGSSREHAPWALTDYGFKVVIAPSFADIFYGNSFNNQLLPVILSDEQVDELFKLVDAQPGIKFVVDLEAQTVQAGEKRYTFELDSFRRHCMLNGLDSIGLTLQHEAAISGYEQKLPAFMR; this comes from the coding sequence ATGGCAGAGAAATTTATCCAACATACCGGCCTGGTCGTTCCGCTGGATGCGGCGAACGTCGATACCGATGCCATTATCCCGAAGCAGTTTTTGCAGAAGGTCACCCGTACCGGTTTTGGCGCACATCTGTTTAACGACTGGCGTTTTCTGGACGATGCAGGACAAGTCCCTAACCCGGAATTCGTGCTGAACTACCCGGAATTTAAAGGTGCCTCAATTCTGCTGGCGCGCGAAAACTTCGGCTGCGGTTCATCTCGCGAGCACGCCCCGTGGGCATTAACCGACTACGGTTTCAAAGTGGTGATTGCGCCAAGCTTTGCGGACATTTTCTACGGCAACTCGTTTAATAACCAGCTGTTGCCGGTTATCTTGAGCGATGAGCAGGTGGATGAGTTGTTCAAACTGGTCGACGCCCAGCCTGGCATTAAGTTTGTCGTCGACCTGGAAGCCCAGACGGTTCAGGCGGGCGAGAAGCGTTATACCTTTGAGCTGGATAGCTTCCGCCGTCACTGCATGTTGAACGGCCTGGACAGCATCGGCCTGACGCTGCAGCACGAAGCCGCTATTTCTGGCTACGAGCAAAAACTGCCGGCATTTATGCGGTAG
- the leuC gene encoding 3-isopropylmalate dehydratase large subunit has product MARTLYQKLYDAHVVYEAPEETPLLYIDRHLVHEVTSPQAFDGLRAHGRPVRQPGKTFATMDHNVSTQTKDINASGEMARIQMQELMKNCKEFGVELYDLNHPYQGIVHVMGPEQGITLPGMTIVCGDSHTATHGAFGALAFGIGTSEVEHVLATQTLKQGRAKTMKIEVQGKAASGITAKDIVLAIIGKTGSAGGTGHVVEFCGDAIRALSMEGRMTLCNMAIEMGAKAGIVAPDETTFEYVKGRLHAPKGADWDEAVEYWKTFNTDEGAKFDTIVTLDAADIAPQVTWGTNPGQVISVTDNIPNPESFSDPVERASAEKALAYMGLKPGIPLTEVAIDKVFIGSCTNSRIEDLRAAAEVAKGRKVAPGVLAMVVPGSGPVKAQAESEGLDKIFIEAGFEWRLPGCSMCLAMNNDRLNPGERCASTSNRNFEGRQGRGGRTHLVSPAMAAAAAVSGHFADIRTLK; this is encoded by the coding sequence ATGGCCAGAACTTTATATCAGAAGTTATACGACGCCCACGTCGTGTATGAAGCCCCGGAAGAGACACCGCTGCTGTATATCGATCGCCATCTGGTGCATGAAGTGACTTCCCCGCAGGCCTTTGACGGATTGCGTGCCCATGGCCGCCCGGTTCGCCAACCGGGGAAAACCTTCGCCACGATGGACCATAACGTGTCGACCCAAACTAAGGACATCAACGCCTCCGGCGAGATGGCCCGTATTCAGATGCAGGAACTGATGAAGAACTGCAAAGAGTTTGGCGTTGAGCTGTACGATTTGAATCACCCTTATCAGGGCATCGTTCACGTTATGGGGCCTGAACAAGGGATCACCCTGCCGGGCATGACCATCGTGTGCGGCGACTCCCATACCGCGACTCACGGCGCATTCGGCGCGCTGGCTTTTGGGATTGGGACTTCCGAAGTTGAGCATGTCCTGGCAACGCAGACCCTGAAACAGGGTCGCGCGAAAACCATGAAAATTGAAGTTCAGGGCAAGGCAGCTTCGGGGATCACGGCCAAAGATATCGTGCTTGCCATCATCGGCAAAACCGGCAGCGCAGGCGGCACCGGTCACGTGGTTGAATTCTGCGGCGATGCTATTCGTGCGCTGAGCATGGAAGGTCGCATGACGCTGTGCAACATGGCTATCGAAATGGGGGCAAAAGCCGGGATTGTTGCGCCGGATGAAACCACCTTCGAATATGTAAAAGGCCGTCTGCATGCGCCAAAAGGGGCTGACTGGGATGAAGCCGTCGAGTACTGGAAAACCTTCAACACCGACGAAGGCGCGAAATTTGACACTATCGTCACCTTAGACGCCGCCGACATTGCTCCGCAAGTGACCTGGGGAACCAACCCAGGCCAGGTGATTTCTGTTACCGACAATATCCCTAACCCAGAATCTTTCAGCGATCCGGTTGAGCGTGCATCGGCAGAAAAAGCGCTGGCTTACATGGGCCTGAAACCAGGTATCCCGCTGACCGAAGTGGCTATTGATAAAGTATTTATCGGCTCCTGCACCAACTCACGTATCGAAGACCTGCGTGCAGCAGCTGAAGTCGCCAAAGGCCGCAAAGTCGCGCCTGGCGTGTTAGCTATGGTTGTGCCAGGCTCCGGACCGGTAAAAGCTCAGGCCGAGTCTGAAGGGCTGGATAAGATCTTTATCGAAGCCGGTTTTGAGTGGCGTTTGCCGGGTTGCTCCATGTGCCTGGCCATGAACAACGACCGCCTGAATCCTGGCGAGCGTTGCGCCTCCACCAGCAACCGTAACTTTGAAGGCCGTCAGGGCCGCGGTGGGCGTACTCACCTGGTCAGCCCGGCGATGGCAGCCGCAGCCGCCGTTTCCGGTCATTTCGCCGATATTCGTACACTGAAATAA
- the leuB gene encoding 3-isopropylmalate dehydrogenase — MSKNYHIAVLPGDGIGPEVMAQALKVLDAVRNRFDIRISTSTYDVGGAAIDRHGSPLPQATVEGCEQADAILFGSVGGPKWEHLPPAEQPERGALLPLRKHFKLFSNLRPARLYQGLEEFCPLRADIAANGFDILCVRELTGGIYFGQPKGREGSGMHEKAFDTEVYHRFEIERIARIAFESARKRRSKVTSIDKANVLQTSLLWREIVNEIAKEYPDVSLSHMYIDNATMQLIKDPSQFDVLLCSNLFGDILSDECAMITGSMGMLPSASLNEQGFGLYEPAGGSAPDIAGKNIANPIAQILSLALLLRYSLDAEEAAQAIESAINRALEEGHRTGDLARDGQAVSTDEMGDIIARYIAQGK, encoded by the coding sequence ATGTCGAAAAATTACCATATTGCAGTTTTGCCGGGTGACGGTATTGGCCCGGAAGTGATGGCTCAGGCCCTGAAAGTACTGGATGCAGTTCGCAATCGCTTTGATATTCGCATCAGCACCAGCACCTATGACGTCGGTGGGGCCGCCATTGATCGCCACGGCAGCCCGCTGCCGCAGGCTACGGTCGAAGGTTGTGAACAGGCCGATGCGATTCTGTTCGGTTCAGTAGGTGGCCCAAAATGGGAACATCTGCCGCCAGCAGAACAGCCTGAACGCGGTGCCCTGCTGCCGTTGCGTAAACATTTCAAACTCTTCAGCAACCTGCGTCCAGCTCGCCTGTACCAGGGCCTGGAAGAATTTTGCCCGCTGCGCGCCGACATTGCGGCAAACGGCTTCGACATTCTGTGCGTTCGCGAACTGACAGGCGGGATTTACTTCGGCCAGCCGAAAGGCCGTGAAGGTAGCGGCATGCACGAGAAAGCTTTCGATACCGAGGTTTACCACCGCTTTGAGATCGAGCGCATTGCGCGTATCGCCTTTGAATCTGCCCGCAAGCGCCGCAGCAAAGTGACCTCCATTGATAAAGCAAACGTGCTGCAAACTTCACTGTTGTGGCGCGAAATAGTCAACGAAATCGCTAAAGAATACCCGGATGTGTCGCTGTCCCACATGTATATCGACAACGCCACCATGCAGTTAATTAAAGATCCATCGCAATTCGACGTTCTGCTGTGTTCCAACCTGTTCGGCGACATCCTGTCCGACGAATGCGCCATGATCACCGGATCTATGGGCATGCTGCCTTCCGCCAGCCTCAACGAACAAGGCTTTGGCTTATACGAACCTGCGGGTGGTTCAGCACCGGATATCGCCGGGAAGAACATTGCCAACCCTATCGCGCAGATCCTGTCGCTGGCGCTGCTGTTGCGCTACAGCCTGGATGCCGAAGAGGCCGCGCAGGCTATCGAAAGCGCCATTAATCGCGCGTTAGAAGAAGGCCACCGTACCGGCGATTTAGCCCGCGACGGTCAGGCAGTCAGCACCGACGAAATGGGCGACATCATCGCCCGCTACATCGCTCAGGGGAAATAA